From Luteococcus japonicus, one genomic window encodes:
- a CDS encoding IS3 family transposase — protein MTGQVSAEQERFLAAEQALVDDLRQAGWSLRRSLSVIGLSRSSWHYRSHPRPGIASPTPHRGRAYPNRVGEQDQQRIIGLLRSAAQQGISAYQAWFDALDAGDPVASLSTWYRIARAERIRCTTARRSRKRSSAMPQWHATGPNQVWCWDITKLPGRYKGQWFNLYAVIDVFSRRIMAWRVEDCEDDQLAADMFTTAFTTHGVHPRIVHSDGGPSMMSDELARVFRAMGITRSRNRPRVSNDNPHMESWFKTAKYHRDWPGYFTDLDAARSWAARRVTDYNQHHAHSSLAGHTPQSVHDGTWHQVHHRRQATLEALAHRYPQRFTQPPHLATPPAHAWLNPDGILDEQTRRECLHTG, from the coding sequence GTGACGGGGCAGGTCAGCGCCGAGCAGGAGCGGTTCTTGGCGGCCGAACAGGCGCTGGTGGACGACCTGCGCCAGGCGGGTTGGAGCCTGCGGCGATCGTTGTCGGTGATCGGGTTGTCGCGTTCGTCGTGGCACTACCGCAGTCATCCCCGTCCCGGGATCGCCAGCCCGACACCACACCGGGGGCGGGCCTACCCGAACCGGGTCGGGGAGCAGGACCAGCAGCGCATCATCGGCCTGTTGCGCTCGGCGGCGCAGCAGGGAATCAGCGCGTATCAGGCGTGGTTCGACGCGTTGGACGCCGGGGATCCGGTGGCGTCGTTGTCGACCTGGTACCGCATCGCCCGCGCCGAACGGATCCGTTGCACCACTGCTCGACGTTCCCGCAAGCGCTCGTCGGCGATGCCGCAGTGGCATGCCACCGGCCCCAACCAGGTGTGGTGCTGGGACATCACCAAGCTGCCCGGCCGGTACAAGGGCCAATGGTTCAACCTGTATGCCGTCATTGACGTGTTCTCCCGCCGGATCATGGCTTGGCGTGTCGAGGACTGCGAGGATGACCAGCTGGCTGCCGACATGTTCACCACCGCATTCACCACGCACGGCGTCCATCCCCGCATCGTCCACTCCGATGGAGGTCCGTCGATGATGTCCGACGAACTCGCCCGCGTGTTCCGCGCGATGGGCATCACCCGCTCCCGCAACCGGCCGCGGGTCTCCAACGACAACCCCCACATGGAGTCATGGTTCAAGACCGCGAAGTACCACCGTGACTGGCCCGGATACTTCACCGACCTCGACGCCGCCCGGTCTTGGGCCGCACGTCGGGTCACCGACTACAACCAGCACCACGCCCACTCATCCCTGGCCGGCCACACGCCCCAGTCGGTTCACGACGGCACCTGGCACCAGGTCCACCACCGACGCCAAGCCACTCTTGAGGCCCTCGCCCACCGATATCCCCAACGATTCACTCAGCCACCCCACCTGGCCACACCACCCGCACATGCCTGGCTCAACCCCGACGGCATCCTCGACGAGCAAACCCGCCGCGAGTGTCTCCACACAGGTTGA
- a CDS encoding toxin, producing MKINPPALKHGIAEADILHALAHRAYGSEPDDDMPAKQFVLGFDSHGRLLELSVLTFDSGNQLVIQAMKARRHFRSLLD from the coding sequence GTGAAGATCAACCCGCCGGCACTAAAACACGGCATCGCCGAGGCCGACATCCTGCACGCCCTGGCCCACCGCGCCTACGGGAGCGAGCCAGATGACGACATGCCAGCCAAGCAGTTCGTCTTGGGATTCGACAGCCATGGACGCCTACTGGAACTCTCGGTGCTGACCTTCGACAGCGGCAACCAGCTGGTGATCCAGGCCATGAAGGCTCGGCGTCATTTCCGCAGCCTCCTCGATTGA
- a CDS encoding IS256 family transposase: protein MTAPHIVDPAAVLGELLTEASPDMMRSLLQTMLNALLSADADAVVGAEYNQPTPGRLAQRNGYRHRALDTRAGTIDLQVPKLRTGSYFPDWLMERRKRAESALITVVADCYLAGVSTRRMDKLVKTLGIDRLSKSQVSRMATELDEHVEQFRHRSLTEAGPFTFIAADALTMKVREGGRVINSVVMLATGVNADGHREVLGMRVATSETGPAWNEFFADLVARGLCGVRLVTSDAHQGLVEAAAANLPGASWQRCRTHYAANLMAITPKSLWPAVKAMLHSVYDQPDAASVQAQFDRLLDYTTEKLPEVTDHLDAARTDILAFTRFPVEVWQQIWSNNPTERLNREIRRRTDSVGIFPNRAAIVRLVGAVLAEQTDEWAEGRRYLGLEVLARSRMTLTTTHQPQPEEPQMPALTS from the coding sequence ATGACCGCTCCACACATTGTCGACCCCGCTGCCGTTCTTGGCGAGCTGCTCACCGAGGCATCGCCCGACATGATGCGCAGCCTGTTGCAGACCATGCTGAACGCCCTGCTCTCCGCCGACGCTGACGCGGTGGTTGGCGCCGAGTACAACCAGCCCACCCCAGGACGGCTCGCGCAACGCAACGGCTACCGCCACCGAGCTCTGGACACCCGCGCCGGCACCATCGACCTGCAGGTCCCGAAACTGCGCACCGGCAGCTACTTCCCGGACTGGCTGATGGAACGCCGCAAGCGCGCCGAATCAGCCCTGATCACGGTGGTCGCCGATTGCTACCTCGCCGGTGTCTCCACCCGACGCATGGACAAACTGGTCAAGACCCTCGGCATCGACCGGTTGTCGAAGTCCCAGGTCAGTCGAATGGCCACTGAGCTCGATGAGCACGTCGAGCAGTTCCGCCACCGTTCCCTGACAGAGGCTGGGCCGTTCACCTTCATCGCTGCCGACGCGTTGACCATGAAGGTCCGCGAGGGCGGCCGCGTGATCAACTCGGTGGTGATGCTCGCCACCGGCGTCAACGCGGACGGGCATCGCGAAGTCCTCGGGATGCGTGTCGCGACCAGCGAGACCGGCCCGGCCTGGAACGAGTTCTTCGCCGACCTGGTCGCCCGAGGACTCTGCGGGGTCCGCCTGGTCACCTCCGACGCCCACCAAGGACTCGTGGAAGCTGCCGCGGCGAACCTGCCCGGGGCCAGCTGGCAACGCTGCCGCACCCACTACGCGGCGAACCTGATGGCCATCACCCCGAAAAGCCTCTGGCCCGCGGTGAAGGCGATGCTCCACTCCGTCTACGACCAGCCCGACGCGGCCAGTGTCCAGGCCCAGTTCGACCGGCTGCTGGACTACACCACCGAGAAGCTGCCCGAGGTCACCGACCACCTCGACGCTGCCCGGACCGACATCCTCGCGTTCACCCGGTTCCCCGTCGAGGTCTGGCAGCAGATCTGGTCGAACAACCCCACCGAACGCCTCAACCGAGAGATCCGGCGCCGAACCGATTCCGTGGGGATCTTCCCCAACAGGGCCGCGATCGTCCGGCTCGTCGGCGCCGTCCTGGCCGAGCAAACCGACGAATGGGCCGAAGGCCGCCGCTACCTCGGCCTCGAAGTCCTCGCCAGGAGCCGCATGACCCTCACCACCACCCACCAACCCCAACCAGAGGAACCCCAGATGCCAGCACTCACCAGCTAA